A stretch of the Sphingobacterium thalpophilum genome encodes the following:
- a CDS encoding family 43 glycosylhydrolase, with protein sequence MKKFILGIICSLLLGNGWAQQAAPIIHDPVLIKENGTYYLFATGQGITVMSSKDLKTWKPEAPVFNQPPQWAVKAVPTFTGHIWAPDISYHNGKFMLYYSISAFGKNTSCIGLATTPTLDPNAADFKWTDHGLIIQSFPGKTNWNAIDPNFIKNVNGDSYLSFGSFWDGLKLIKLKADGTAVDDDLTAIPTIASRKPDPTAPNPPAVDDNPKDAGGNAIEAPFIYRHGGYYYLFASIDYCCKGPRSTYKMIVGRAKDVQGPYLDDEGRDMARGGGKLVLEGNTDWHGVGHNAVFRDGKEEYLAFHGYDAHDQGKPKLRIEKMTWDKAGWPVLTK encoded by the coding sequence ATGAAGAAGTTTATATTGGGCATTATATGCTCGTTGCTGCTTGGCAATGGATGGGCGCAGCAGGCTGCGCCCATCATCCATGACCCTGTCCTGATCAAAGAGAACGGAACTTATTATCTTTTTGCCACTGGGCAGGGTATAACGGTCATGTCATCGAAAGATCTAAAAACGTGGAAGCCTGAAGCTCCTGTCTTCAATCAGCCTCCACAATGGGCAGTGAAAGCAGTTCCCACGTTCACAGGCCATATATGGGCTCCAGATATCAGCTATCACAATGGAAAATTTATGCTTTATTACAGTATTTCGGCTTTCGGTAAAAATACCTCTTGTATCGGTCTGGCAACAACACCGACGCTCGACCCGAATGCTGCGGATTTCAAGTGGACCGATCATGGTCTGATCATCCAGTCGTTTCCCGGAAAGACGAACTGGAATGCGATAGACCCCAATTTTATCAAGAATGTTAATGGTGACAGCTATCTGAGTTTCGGTTCATTTTGGGATGGTCTTAAATTGATCAAGCTCAAAGCGGACGGAACCGCTGTGGACGATGATCTGACTGCGATTCCGACGATAGCGAGCCGCAAACCGGATCCTACAGCACCGAATCCGCCAGCAGTAGACGATAATCCCAAAGATGCAGGCGGGAATGCTATCGAAGCCCCTTTTATCTACCGCCACGGAGGGTACTATTACCTTTTTGCGTCCATTGATTATTGCTGCAAGGGCCCTAGAAGCACCTATAAGATGATCGTGGGCCGAGCCAAAGACGTACAGGGCCCCTACCTGGACGACGAGGGCAGGGACATGGCTCGCGGTGGGGGCAAGCTTGTGCTCGAGGGCAACACAGATTGGCACGGCGTAGGACACAATGCGGTTTTCAGGGACGGAAAGGAAGAATATCTGGCGTTTCACGGCTATGATGCACATGATCAGGGCAAGCCGAAGTTACGCATCGAGAAAATGACCTGGGATAAGGCAGGATGGCCGGTACTAACAAAATAA
- a CDS encoding arabinan endo-1,5-alpha-L-arabinosidase gives MNKNSVRCLVLMLLAGFSASCQKDKFNNQPLTETDPGIFAPKPFDIADIKDTYGNIQSYAFTGQWGPYNLHDPSIIKDGDWYYCFSTDVAYGQSIKPGIMVRRSRNLVEWEFRGWAYDGLPKQAVNYITGVKSDYKPNEGVWAPYILKVGNEFRLYYAVASNGFRVSAIGLLTSTSLDGPWLEKGLAVQSKTEGPGTNAIDPSVVITPEGQHYLYYGSAWDGLFVVKLDPATGLPLQKGDLGTLIVRRGKTNGVYNGNLEAPEIIYNADQKKYFLFVSYDWINTKYNVRVFRSDAPTGPFVDWNGERADVAADHVDQIVLGPYAFKDHAGWQGTAHCSVFKDEKGSYFMATQGRPAVDPLFMVMHVRRMFWSDNGWPMVSPERYAAVAQTPITKAEIVGEYEQIIHGYVRVPGYAETQTDPNINHAVEVNPILQADGTIFGDVANTWAFDPQTNSLELRWAGGAFIDKYKVSRERDWERGVKSTLVMTGYNGSGLGIWLKKVK, from the coding sequence ATGAACAAAAATAGCGTACGTTGTCTGGTCCTTATGTTGCTGGCAGGCTTCAGTGCCTCTTGTCAGAAGGATAAGTTTAATAACCAGCCGCTCACTGAAACAGATCCGGGCATATTCGCACCGAAGCCATTTGATATTGCCGATATCAAGGATACTTACGGAAATATTCAGAGTTACGCTTTCACGGGGCAGTGGGGGCCGTATAATCTGCATGATCCTTCAATTATTAAAGACGGCGACTGGTATTATTGTTTTAGTACCGATGTTGCCTATGGGCAAAGCATTAAGCCGGGTATTATGGTGCGCCGTTCCAGAAACTTGGTCGAGTGGGAGTTTCGTGGTTGGGCCTACGATGGCCTGCCAAAACAAGCGGTCAACTACATTACGGGTGTCAAAAGTGATTATAAGCCTAACGAAGGTGTCTGGGCTCCCTATATCCTGAAAGTAGGCAACGAATTTCGCTTATATTACGCTGTGGCGTCCAACGGTTTTCGGGTGAGTGCCATTGGCCTGCTGACCTCGACATCGCTCGATGGTCCCTGGCTGGAGAAGGGGCTTGCCGTCCAGTCAAAGACTGAGGGCCCTGGTACCAATGCGATCGATCCCTCCGTTGTGATTACCCCAGAAGGTCAACATTATCTGTATTACGGATCGGCATGGGACGGTCTATTTGTTGTGAAGCTGGACCCCGCAACTGGGCTACCGCTGCAAAAGGGAGACTTGGGTACGTTGATCGTACGCCGTGGAAAGACAAATGGTGTCTATAACGGAAACCTTGAAGCCCCGGAAATCATCTACAATGCTGATCAAAAGAAATACTTTCTATTTGTGTCCTACGACTGGATCAACACCAAATACAATGTACGGGTGTTTCGTTCGGACGCACCTACTGGCCCTTTTGTAGACTGGAATGGTGAGCGTGCCGATGTAGCTGCAGACCATGTGGATCAGATTGTATTGGGACCTTATGCTTTTAAAGACCATGCGGGGTGGCAGGGCACTGCCCATTGCTCCGTCTTTAAAGACGAGAAGGGCAGTTATTTTATGGCCACGCAGGGAAGGCCCGCTGTCGACCCCCTTTTCATGGTCATGCATGTGCGCCGAATGTTCTGGTCAGACAATGGTTGGCCGATGGTCAGTCCTGAACGTTATGCTGCTGTTGCTCAGACCCCGATTACGAAGGCGGAAATTGTGGGCGAATATGAGCAGATTATCCATGGCTATGTCCGAGTACCGGGTTATGCTGAAACACAGACCGATCCCAATATCAACCACGCCGTCGAAGTGAATCCGATATTGCAGGCCGATGGTACAATATTCGGTGATGTGGCCAATACCTGGGCCTTTGATCCCCAGACAAACAGCCTTGAATTGCGTTGGGCCGGGGGTGCATTCATAGACAAATACAAGGTATCGCGTGAGCGCGACTGGGAGCGGGGCGTGAAGTCTACGCTCGTCATGACAGGCTACAATGGTAGTGGCTTGGGAATATGGTTGAAAAAAGTTAAATAA
- a CDS encoding RagB/SusD family nutrient uptake outer membrane protein, translating into MNRTWLIAAVTVALTACDSKLELTNPNFPTTATYWKNAAQADAGTVAIYNALALEGTYTRSFPGLSDSRGDDVQGSSPWTDLVQVGRFTIPSNSAPVEWIWRDHYIIINRANQVLKNVPDIADAEFTDGHKNRILGQAYFLRAFAYFNLINTFQKVPLVTQPPEGKEQYYPATASPEEVWKQIVEDLKQAEVLLPLSYKDVTGPDAGQTGRATKGAAAGLLGKVYMYTKQFAAAVEQFEKFTKAGGELHNVYQLMADYRHNFDTQHENNAESLFEIQFTAEGGTDGNWAGEPNANWRQFCALAVTYAPPGESWGGYKDYEPSPGLYTAFKKEKTVDGKSDPRLLATIASYEAADNSTKIYGRDWPYASRDVKYLRKWTHDGLDILEKESFESGGINYRVLRYADILLLYAEALNEVNRTAEAYTYIQQVRDRAKLPALASSKPNMNQVQMREQIAHERLLEFAVEGQRIQDIIRWGWLYDQTKLAELRTRDSDFNSWRAGREYLPIPFNELNYNKNLSPNSAN; encoded by the coding sequence ATGAATAGAACATGGTTGATCGCAGCAGTGACGGTAGCACTGACTGCTTGCGATAGTAAACTGGAACTGACTAACCCCAATTTTCCGACGACAGCAACATATTGGAAAAATGCCGCGCAGGCAGATGCAGGCACTGTAGCCATATACAATGCGCTGGCACTCGAGGGAACTTATACGCGCTCTTTTCCGGGCCTTTCCGATAGCCGTGGTGATGACGTGCAGGGCAGTAGCCCCTGGACCGACCTGGTTCAGGTAGGCCGCTTTACCATACCGAGCAACTCTGCTCCAGTGGAATGGATATGGCGGGATCATTATATTATCATCAACAGGGCCAATCAAGTATTAAAAAACGTACCGGATATCGCTGATGCAGAATTTACGGATGGACATAAAAACAGGATCCTTGGACAGGCTTATTTTCTGCGTGCCTTTGCATATTTCAACCTGATCAATACCTTTCAGAAAGTTCCGCTCGTGACGCAGCCGCCCGAAGGAAAAGAGCAATATTATCCTGCTACGGCAAGCCCGGAAGAGGTGTGGAAGCAAATTGTTGAAGACCTGAAACAGGCGGAGGTGCTGTTGCCTTTGAGCTATAAAGATGTGACAGGACCGGATGCAGGGCAAACAGGGCGGGCCACCAAAGGCGCCGCCGCCGGATTGCTGGGGAAAGTGTATATGTATACGAAACAATTTGCTGCCGCTGTCGAACAATTCGAAAAATTTACCAAGGCCGGCGGGGAGCTGCACAATGTTTATCAGCTGATGGCCGACTACCGCCACAACTTCGATACGCAGCATGAAAACAATGCAGAATCACTGTTTGAAATCCAATTCACTGCCGAAGGGGGAACCGATGGTAACTGGGCGGGCGAACCAAACGCCAACTGGCGGCAGTTTTGCGCATTAGCCGTGACCTATGCGCCTCCGGGTGAATCTTGGGGCGGCTATAAGGATTATGAACCCAGTCCGGGCCTCTATACTGCATTTAAGAAGGAAAAAACAGTGGATGGTAAAAGCGATCCAAGGCTTCTGGCTACGATCGCATCGTACGAAGCGGCGGACAATTCCACCAAAATCTACGGCCGTGACTGGCCATATGCCTCCAGAGACGTTAAGTACTTACGTAAATGGACGCATGATGGTCTAGATATACTGGAAAAGGAGTCCTTTGAATCAGGCGGCATCAATTACCGTGTATTGCGCTATGCGGATATCCTGCTGCTGTATGCTGAGGCGCTCAACGAAGTGAACCGGACAGCCGAAGCGTATACGTATATACAACAGGTCAGAGACAGGGCGAAATTGCCGGCGCTTGCCTCCAGCAAACCGAATATGAACCAGGTACAGATGCGTGAGCAGATCGCACACGAGCGATTGCTGGAATTTGCTGTCGAAGGGCAGCGGATACAGGATATCATTCGCTGGGGCTGGCTGTATGACCAAACGAAGCTAGCGGAACTTAGAACCAGAGATTCTGATTTTAACAGCTGGAGAGCCGGCCGTGAATATCTTCCAATACCGTTTAATGAGCTGAATTATAACAAAAATTTATCACCCAACAGCGCTAACTGA
- a CDS encoding SusC/RagA family TonB-linked outer membrane protein, with protein MLLIHKSKFGIWGFLVLLSLFFSLCSAYGQEGYTLKGTITDTQNKALAGISVRLIGTNVVTQTDAQGQYELLVPALQGKLSISYLGYVPQTLLLTVGKTTYNAVLQQELRQMDEVVVVGYGTQRKKDITGAVAIVDMDDAKKFSTNDVGSMLQGRVAGVSVSSDGQPGAMPQVRLRGISTFNNADPLYVVDGVPLSGVPRELNPNDIESMQVLKDASAGAIYGSRAANGVIIVTTKKGRQDAPPRVDYSAYYGIDKVWQTMPVTNAYNYQMLNNEARYNANNKPLAPGNDPSSPRFIKDVNTDWQKEGLKSGRRHNQNISLSGGGAHNTYMVSLDLFDNTGTFVGNGPDYKRYTGRANLTQELGRVRLGQTVAYAYSRENALVTGDGILAGGRPPLINDLVFAIPTMPVYDPNRLGGFGGTSSDLHDAISLNGIGFNSLIKNNTTVGRFTSTLWGELDIVRSDKHKLKYKINFGYDINEVRDKTFTPKFNLGYFFINNINRLNDNSRRYENVLLENTLNYEFKQNSHQLSVLVGQMYQKYSVWNRYITGTGFSNEEFDNLQNAAETSARDLSDFNALASYLGRANYNYDDRYLLTATVRRDASSRFRKSNRVGYFPSFAGGWRISNEKFFPQTNDWINDLKIRGSWGKLGNENIGNYLYQAVINPSVVYTFAGQRILGGTQTSVVSEDLKWEDRITSNIGFDARLLRNKLDLSAEYYSSKSQDILVPIPIPFSVGSINQAPIVNAGTLRNSGIEVSFTYHKSSGEFTYDIGANFTTIKNKVLSLGNDIKARVDGHFRTEVGQEVGRHYGFISEGIFKTQEQVDNHPKQFDGAAVGDVIYKDINGDGLINDNDRTDLGSGLPKYQYGFNFNAAFKNFDFALFASGMGKYLINSRLYRDLMHTGGDANYHQDMLDRFTSTNTDTDIPRLNWEDPNRNWENSNRKSWLQDGTYLRINTLSLGYNFPKSMIPYVAKARVYVTAQNLYTFQKYKSYNPDYTYGVFTPGLDNGSYPKPRTILFGVQLGF; from the coding sequence CGGGTATTAGTGTGAGACTGATTGGAACCAATGTGGTCACTCAGACGGATGCCCAAGGACAGTATGAGCTGCTGGTACCCGCCTTGCAGGGTAAATTATCGATCTCATATCTAGGTTATGTGCCTCAGACGCTGCTATTAACAGTGGGCAAGACCACCTATAATGCTGTCCTGCAGCAGGAGCTTCGCCAGATGGACGAAGTGGTGGTGGTGGGCTATGGGACACAGCGCAAGAAGGATATTACCGGAGCTGTGGCGATTGTGGATATGGATGATGCGAAGAAGTTTTCAACCAATGATGTTGGCAGCATGCTGCAGGGACGTGTTGCGGGGGTATCGGTGAGCAGCGACGGCCAGCCCGGAGCAATGCCTCAGGTGCGGTTACGGGGTATTTCTACCTTCAACAATGCTGATCCGCTATATGTTGTTGACGGAGTGCCGCTGAGTGGTGTGCCCAGGGAGCTCAATCCAAATGACATTGAGTCGATGCAGGTGCTTAAAGATGCATCAGCAGGTGCTATATACGGTTCGCGAGCCGCAAATGGTGTCATCATCGTCACAACAAAAAAGGGTCGTCAGGATGCTCCTCCGCGGGTGGACTACAGCGCTTACTATGGTATCGACAAGGTCTGGCAGACCATGCCGGTGACCAATGCCTATAACTATCAGATGCTGAACAACGAAGCGCGGTACAACGCCAACAATAAACCTCTGGCACCAGGAAATGATCCCAGTTCACCGCGTTTTATCAAAGATGTGAATACGGACTGGCAGAAAGAAGGGCTTAAATCGGGGCGCCGGCACAATCAAAATATTTCACTGAGTGGTGGTGGTGCACACAATACGTATATGGTTTCCCTGGATCTGTTTGACAATACAGGTACTTTTGTGGGCAACGGACCGGATTATAAACGTTATACGGGCAGGGCTAATTTGACGCAGGAGCTGGGGCGGGTGCGGCTGGGGCAAACCGTAGCTTATGCCTATTCGCGCGAAAATGCCTTGGTGACAGGCGACGGCATATTGGCGGGAGGAAGACCTCCCTTGATCAATGATCTCGTCTTTGCTATCCCAACCATGCCCGTGTATGATCCCAATAGATTGGGCGGATTTGGTGGCACATCAAGCGATCTACACGATGCGATTTCGCTCAATGGCATCGGCTTCAATAGTTTGATCAAGAACAACACGACCGTTGGACGTTTTACCTCTACCTTATGGGGCGAACTGGATATCGTGCGGAGTGATAAACATAAACTCAAATATAAGATCAACTTTGGCTACGATATCAATGAAGTACGGGACAAAACCTTTACACCCAAATTCAATCTCGGATACTTCTTCATCAACAATATCAACCGTCTCAACGACAACAGCCGGCGTTATGAAAATGTGCTGCTCGAGAATACGCTGAATTACGAGTTTAAACAAAATAGCCATCAGCTGAGTGTTCTTGTGGGACAGATGTATCAAAAATATTCTGTCTGGAACCGCTATATTACCGGAACTGGGTTCAGCAATGAAGAGTTTGACAATCTTCAGAACGCTGCCGAGACCAGTGCCCGCGATCTGAGCGATTTTAATGCACTTGCTTCGTATCTCGGTCGCGCCAACTATAATTATGACGACCGCTATCTGCTGACGGCCACTGTGCGGCGCGATGCTTCTTCACGCTTCAGAAAAAGTAATCGTGTCGGCTACTTTCCATCCTTCGCGGGGGGCTGGCGTATCAGCAATGAAAAGTTCTTTCCCCAGACCAATGATTGGATCAACGATCTCAAAATACGCGGCAGCTGGGGTAAACTGGGGAACGAAAATATCGGCAATTATCTGTATCAGGCAGTAATTAATCCTTCAGTGGTATATACTTTTGCGGGACAGCGCATCTTGGGCGGGACACAGACCAGTGTGGTCTCCGAAGACTTAAAATGGGAAGACCGTATCACCAGCAACATCGGCTTTGATGCGCGACTACTAAGGAATAAGCTCGATCTTTCTGCAGAGTATTACTCGAGCAAAAGCCAGGATATCCTTGTACCTATCCCTATTCCTTTTTCCGTAGGTTCTATCAATCAGGCGCCTATCGTCAATGCTGGTACTTTGCGCAATAGCGGTATTGAAGTTTCTTTTACCTATCATAAAAGCAGTGGTGAATTCACCTACGATATCGGGGCTAACTTTACGACAATAAAAAACAAAGTGCTCAGCTTGGGAAACGATATTAAGGCGAGAGTCGATGGGCATTTCCGTACCGAAGTAGGGCAGGAAGTCGGCCGGCACTATGGCTTTATCAGCGAAGGAATTTTCAAAACGCAGGAGCAGGTGGACAACCATCCCAAACAGTTTGATGGTGCTGCTGTAGGGGATGTCATTTATAAGGATATCAATGGCGATGGGCTGATCAATGACAATGACCGTACGGACCTCGGCAGTGGTTTGCCAAAATATCAATATGGCTTTAACTTCAATGCGGCTTTCAAGAATTTCGACTTTGCTCTTTTTGCCTCCGGAATGGGAAAATATCTAATCAATAGCCGGTTGTACCGAGACCTGATGCATACCGGAGGTGACGCTAATTACCACCAGGATATGCTCGATCGGTTTACTTCTACGAATACCGACACCGATATCCCGAGGCTGAACTGGGAAGACCCAAACCGCAACTGGGAGAACTCCAATAGAAAGAGCTGGCTGCAAGATGGAACATATCTGCGCATCAATACCTTATCACTGGGCTATAACTTTCCGAAGTCAATGATTCCGTATGTCGCAAAAGCAAGAGTATACGTGACCGCGCAGAACCTGTATACTTTTCAGAAATATAAATCGTATAATCCCGATTACACCTATGGCGTGTTTACCCCGGGACTTGACAATGGATCGTATCCCAAGCCCCGGACGATCTTATTTGGTGTACAGCTTGGATTTTAA